In Methylotenera sp. L2L1, the following proteins share a genomic window:
- a CDS encoding porin: MNYKLRSLVAATITGSLMLGLAQHASADSTTDIVNALVTKGVLTEEEGALLTKGRAGEVESQEKKEKKISSGKVGGAVNIRGYLQVRNTTMLGGDEGINLFSDRSVGDDRSNGDQDKNFLIRRARVILFGDIGERLYYYIQPDFASTPAGAGQVSGNFAQLRDAYGDLKLTKDNVHRIRVGQSKVPYGFENLQSSQNRLALDRADALNSALKDERDLGAFYYYTPLATQELFKEIGKLGLKHSGDYGQFGFGFYNGQGANNRDRNDNYHTVARYTHPWKTESGQIYEAGIQAYRGEYVPVSTGAYRRRNPTSGALETVTPTNATNFTNGSNNGIKDERVGISFMMYPQPFGLQAEWNWGKTPGLDIQANQIQEKSLNGGYIQAMYKIDNFKFLDTNGTLIPFIKWQYFDGYNKAESNAAQNHVNDWEVGAEWQIAPEVELVAYYHRMKRTNLVTNSSGAANPEFPNRTDYETFNADALRVQLQYNF; encoded by the coding sequence ATGAACTACAAATTACGTAGCTTGGTGGCAGCGACTATCACAGGTTCACTTATGTTAGGTCTTGCACAGCACGCTTCAGCTGACTCTACTACTGATATTGTGAATGCATTGGTGACTAAAGGTGTATTAACTGAAGAAGAAGGTGCATTGCTTACCAAGGGACGTGCTGGCGAAGTCGAGTCTCAAGAAAAAAAAGAAAAGAAAATATCTTCTGGTAAAGTCGGTGGCGCAGTGAATATACGTGGTTACTTACAAGTACGTAATACCACAATGCTAGGTGGCGATGAAGGTATTAACTTGTTTTCAGACCGTTCAGTGGGTGATGACCGCTCTAATGGTGACCAAGATAAAAACTTTTTAATTCGTCGAGCACGCGTTATTTTATTTGGTGATATTGGTGAGCGTTTGTACTACTACATCCAACCTGACTTTGCCAGTACTCCAGCTGGCGCAGGACAAGTTAGTGGAAACTTCGCGCAATTGCGTGACGCTTATGGTGATTTAAAATTAACAAAAGATAACGTGCATCGTATTCGTGTTGGTCAATCAAAAGTTCCTTATGGTTTTGAAAACTTACAGTCATCTCAAAATCGTTTAGCATTAGATCGTGCTGATGCCTTAAACAGTGCGTTAAAAGATGAGCGTGATTTAGGTGCTTTTTACTACTATACGCCTCTAGCAACTCAGGAGTTGTTTAAAGAGATTGGTAAATTGGGCTTAAAACACTCAGGCGATTATGGTCAATTTGGTTTTGGTTTTTACAATGGTCAAGGGGCTAATAACCGCGATCGTAATGACAATTACCACACGGTGGCACGTTACACACACCCTTGGAAAACTGAATCAGGCCAGATTTATGAAGCAGGCATTCAAGCTTACAGGGGTGAGTATGTGCCAGTTTCAACTGGCGCCTATCGCAGAAGAAACCCTACTAGTGGTGCACTTGAGACAGTCACACCTACAAATGCTACAAATTTCACAAACGGTAGCAATAATGGTATCAAAGACGAGCGTGTTGGTATAAGTTTTATGATGTATCCGCAGCCTTTTGGTCTACAGGCTGAGTGGAACTGGGGTAAAACACCTGGTTTGGATATACAAGCTAATCAGATTCAAGAAAAAAGCCTGAATGGTGGATATATCCAGGCAATGTATAAAATTGATAACTTTAAATTCTTAGATACAAACGGTACATTAATTCCATTTATTAAATGGCAGTACTTTGATGGTTATAATAAAGCAGAAAGTAACGCTGCTCAAAATCATGTTAATGATTGGGAAGTTGGTGCAGAGTGGCAGATCGCACCTGAAGTAGAGCTTGTTGCTTACTACCACAGAATGAAAAGAACTAACTTAGTTACAAACTCAAGTGGTGCAGCTAATCCAGAGTTCCCAAACAGAACGGATTATGAAACTTTTAACGCGGATGCTCTACGCGTTCAGTTACAGTATAATTTTTAG
- a CDS encoding DUF2490 domain-containing protein, with protein sequence MSTIFIFCNTHAYAESVEDGRVWLNILANGATGIDKLRWYMELQPRWREEGSRLDQTLLRPAIYYKLTEQSSLWAGYAYVVTDPSGKSAFDEHRVWQQYLYQFAPIDNVSIQSRTRLEQRFIENSDDTGHKLRQMFRVVTPSGVHFKLSWVFYDEYFINLNNTDYGAQKGFDQNRAFLGGNWALYPDTKLEIGYLNQYVKTKQADLVNHVLSTTLNFSF encoded by the coding sequence ATGAGTACCATCTTTATATTTTGCAATACGCATGCTTATGCAGAGAGTGTTGAAGATGGGCGTGTTTGGCTTAATATTCTGGCAAATGGGGCAACAGGTATCGATAAGTTGCGCTGGTATATGGAGCTACAGCCACGGTGGCGTGAAGAGGGTTCGCGTTTAGACCAAACATTATTACGTCCTGCAATTTATTATAAATTAACTGAGCAGAGTAGTCTGTGGGCAGGCTATGCCTATGTAGTAACAGACCCTTCAGGTAAATCTGCATTTGATGAGCATCGTGTATGGCAGCAATACCTATATCAGTTTGCACCTATTGACAATGTTTCGATACAAAGTCGCACGCGTTTGGAGCAGCGGTTTATTGAAAACTCTGATGACACGGGGCATAAGTTAAGACAAATGTTTAGAGTTGTGACGCCATCTGGCGTTCATTTCAAATTGAGCTGGGTGTTTTACGATGAGTATTTTATCAATCTTAATAATACCGATTATGGTGCACAAAAAGGCTTCGATCAAAACCGTGCATTTTTAGGCGGAAATTGGGCGCTTTATCCAGATACGAAATTGGAGATAGGTTATTTAAATCAGTATGTTAAAACTAAACAAGCTGATCTTGTGAATCATGTACTTTCAACCACCCTCAATTTTTCATTTTAG
- a CDS encoding trypsin-like peptidase domain-containing protein: MNKRISALLCTVLVHLFFTGIASASPSYEMVSKLNAQVLRVQVKHNNGSNGLGSAVVIAKDQVVTNCHVVTDAHDVEVIVNGVAHVATEVKPDWHHDLCILTVSDLDAPVAKIGASKNLKYETPVFTIGYPDKTTEPVNTFGVVKGMFPMDDSVVIRATSPFRLGASGGGVFDDAGTLVGIITLKSRGNNAHYYYMPVEWVQALMNKPAQSLGAKSEKPFWAVSDHQRPYFMQVVQPYVSHDWKSLLSVSSEWVNAEPDTAESWFYLAMAEYETKAYDKAEAHFNKVLALNDDHRQAVEYLNKINERTASAKTALNQLALLAD; encoded by the coding sequence ATGAATAAGCGTATTTCAGCATTATTATGTACTGTATTAGTTCATTTGTTTTTTACAGGCATCGCATCTGCATCACCGTCGTATGAGATGGTGAGTAAACTCAACGCACAAGTGTTGCGCGTGCAGGTTAAACACAATAATGGTAGCAACGGTTTAGGATCGGCGGTAGTGATTGCTAAAGACCAAGTAGTCACAAATTGCCATGTAGTGACTGATGCTCATGATGTTGAAGTCATCGTGAATGGTGTTGCACATGTTGCTACTGAAGTTAAGCCGGATTGGCATCATGATCTATGTATTTTGACAGTCTCAGACTTGGATGCACCTGTTGCAAAAATTGGTGCTAGCAAGAATCTTAAATATGAAACTCCAGTATTTACCATTGGCTATCCTGATAAAACAACTGAGCCAGTCAATACTTTTGGTGTTGTTAAGGGTATGTTCCCGATGGATGATAGTGTCGTGATTCGTGCTACCAGTCCGTTTAGATTAGGTGCCAGTGGCGGTGGTGTATTTGATGATGCGGGTACTTTGGTTGGTATCATTACTTTAAAAAGCCGTGGTAACAATGCACATTATTACTACATGCCAGTTGAGTGGGTGCAAGCGTTGATGAATAAACCTGCTCAGAGTTTGGGCGCTAAAAGTGAAAAGCCTTTTTGGGCAGTAAGCGATCATCAACGGCCTTATTTTATGCAAGTAGTTCAGCCTTATGTCTCACATGATTGGAAGTCATTGCTATCTGTTTCTAGTGAATGGGTAAATGCTGAACCTGATACTGCTGAGTCATGGTTTTATCTAGCAATGGCTGAGTACGAAACTAAGGCTTACGATAAGGCGGAGGCGCATTTTAATAAAGTGCTGGCACTTAACGATGACCATCGCCAAGCCGTTGAGTATTTAAATAAAATAAACGAAAGAACTGCTAGTGCCAAGACTGCGCTTAATCAACTGGCGTTGCTAGCTGATTAG
- a CDS encoding response regulator yields the protein MNEADILNAKILIVDDAEANLKLLEDLLTREGFHQVISTADSTRALDLYKAFEPDLILLDLMMPELDGYAVLEMLSRHIPKDEYLPVLVLTADATIGAKRKALALGAKDFLTKPFDTIEAMLRVWNLLETRILYRHLKSLNAEIKPAVHLPKTSE from the coding sequence AACGAGGCTGATATATTAAATGCCAAGATTTTAATTGTAGATGATGCAGAAGCTAATTTAAAACTATTAGAGGATCTGTTAACAAGAGAAGGCTTTCACCAAGTCATCAGTACTGCAGACTCTACGCGCGCTTTAGATCTATATAAAGCTTTTGAACCTGATTTAATTTTGCTTGATTTAATGATGCCAGAACTGGATGGTTATGCAGTGTTAGAAATGCTATCACGGCACATCCCTAAAGATGAATACTTACCAGTGTTAGTACTCACAGCAGATGCCACCATTGGTGCTAAAAGAAAAGCTCTGGCACTAGGTGCCAAAGACTTTCTTACCAAACCATTTGATACGATTGAAGCAATGCTACGTGTGTGGAACCTACTAGAAACACGTATCTTGTACCGTCACTTAAAATCACTTAACGCTGAAATCAAGCCGGCAGTACATCTACCGAAAACCTCTGAGTAG